In Blautia wexlerae DSM 19850, a single window of DNA contains:
- a CDS encoding antirestriction protein ArdA: MASLRDTVKDYQEELRDGIAWVAFWKMGRSWNAEYFHLEMGDYLYPEDRSRMEEIKQADPAAVVVNGYYSGYLGEDRNLDELTAGVRRHYENGYSNIGEFIEAHDDRLPPELIEEARAAAHAAGLPFSEKAYRDGEEPDPYLFDGSMSMEDYELMHRMIENERSERMEETILSGYLSNLGKYTEGRPAGEWVSFPTTAEHLKEIFDRIGIDGKNYGELHITEYQSSIAGLAGKLTELESLDELNYLGELLKMQFDDDREKFVAAMAYGDHTRNLQDIINLAQNLDCYWLYPSVQSEEDYGHYLIEELDELELPEEAKKYFMYEEYGRDAAMNDGGRFTEQGYIYNNRNTFTQWYDGRDVPEEYRVTPQPPVQEKEQADLDAAAAQPAFATEQPPVLPIILSSEKPADKMKEITDRLEQGILGIYESDRYADYLRTMSKFHNYSFNNTILIAMQGGNLVKGYKQWEKEFDRHVKPGEKAIKILAPSPFTVKKQVEKIDPDTQKSVFDKEGKPVTEEKEIKIPAFRVVSVFDISQTEGKELPALTYELTGNVEQYKDFFAALEKTSPFAMGFEALSGGAKGRCNYEEKRIIINEGMDELQNIKTAIHEIAHATLHDTDKDAPERPDRRTREVQAESVAYAVCQHYGLDTSDYSFGYIAGWSSGKELAELKGSLETIRSTAAKLIDTIDGHFAEIQKAQDKEQTTEQAQPAQEAAKQPEAEADAPELPEETATVQEKEAQPEQAAPAPYYTINEAAAKRAKDMNSFSDYKQGSATAEYRHYVDEAVQLAERQKQRVDPMYHEKIDSLLDTYARKLAANMNKGYEIDARVPSILIAGGSNFPTRKKEKQNAARDSNYREWQDIQGLLDKIRSTGMGGISADDPQAVQKLEKKLESLEKSQETMKAVNAYYRKHKTLNGCPHLPPEELEKLKADMASSWHLEDKPFATWALSNNSAEIRRVKDRIKSLSQQKEIGFVGWEFDGGKVEANTEANRLQIFFEDKPDEATREALKSNGFRWSPKAGAWQRQLTSNAYYAADYVKAIAPLTGEKPTEIQRAHIRQQKVAAQEQPAQEQPEQKAPQDKDTFSIYQIRGGDETRDLRFEPYDRLIATGHRVDPKNYALVYSAELTPGTSLEDIYTRFNIDHPKDFKGHSLSVSDVVVLHQNGQDTAHYVDSFGYKDVPEFFKEQEKALIPDDLETGETIKTPRGTFYVTAMSREQMEAAGYGLHHQSDDGKYLIMGNGTRAFAVPVQPENYLKAAEQTTEQNYNMIDGQINNTPTTAELEAKVKAGETISLVDLAEAVKADKERGKAVKMEKKPSIRAQLRADKEKTAQKKAAKSKNHELEV; the protein is encoded by the coding sequence ATGGCAAGTTTACGGGACACCGTAAAGGACTATCAAGAAGAATTACGGGACGGTATCGCTTGGGTGGCGTTTTGGAAAATGGGACGTTCTTGGAACGCTGAATATTTCCACCTTGAAATGGGCGACTACCTCTACCCGGAGGACAGAAGCCGCATGGAAGAAATCAAGCAGGCTGACCCTGCCGCCGTTGTGGTAAACGGGTATTATTCCGGCTATCTTGGCGAGGATAGGAACCTTGACGAACTAACCGCCGGGGTGCGTCGCCACTACGAAAACGGATATAGCAATATCGGGGAATTTATCGAAGCCCACGACGACAGGCTGCCGCCGGAGCTTATCGAGGAAGCAAGAGCCGCCGCCCACGCTGCGGGGCTGCCTTTTTCTGAAAAAGCCTACCGGGACGGCGAAGAACCCGACCCCTATCTATTTGACGGGAGCATGAGCATGGAGGACTACGAGCTTATGCACCGCATGATTGAAAACGAAAGGAGTGAACGCATGGAAGAAACGATTTTAAGCGGGTATCTTTCTAATCTTGGGAAGTACACCGAGGGCAGACCTGCGGGCGAATGGGTATCATTCCCCACGACTGCCGAGCATTTGAAAGAAATCTTTGACCGTATCGGGATAGACGGCAAAAACTACGGGGAGCTACATATCACAGAATACCAGTCCTCTATTGCGGGACTGGCAGGGAAATTGACAGAGCTTGAAAGCCTTGACGAGTTGAACTATTTGGGCGAACTTTTGAAAATGCAGTTTGACGACGACCGGGAAAAATTTGTCGCAGCTATGGCATACGGCGACCATACAAGGAATTTGCAGGACATCATCAACCTTGCACAAAACCTTGATTGTTACTGGCTTTATCCGTCCGTACAGAGTGAGGAAGATTACGGGCATTATCTGATTGAAGAACTGGACGAGTTGGAGCTGCCCGAAGAAGCAAAAAAATATTTCATGTATGAGGAATACGGGCGGGACGCTGCTATGAATGACGGGGGCAGATTTACCGAGCAGGGCTATATCTACAACAACCGCAACACCTTTACACAGTGGTACGACGGGCGGGACGTGCCGGAGGAATACCGGGTAACGCCGCAGCCGCCAGTACAGGAAAAGGAACAGGCAGACCTTGACGCTGCTGCCGCACAGCCTGCATTTGCCACAGAGCAGCCCCCGGTTCTCCCGATTATCCTATCTTCTGAAAAGCCCGCCGATAAAATGAAAGAGATTACCGACCGACTGGAACAGGGCATTTTGGGGATTTATGAAAGCGACCGCTACGCCGATTATCTGCGTACCATGTCAAAGTTTCACAATTACAGCTTTAACAATACAATCCTTATCGCCATGCAAGGCGGCAATCTTGTGAAAGGCTATAAGCAATGGGAAAAGGAATTTGACCGCCATGTAAAGCCCGGAGAAAAAGCTATCAAGATACTTGCGCCGTCCCCGTTTACCGTCAAGAAACAGGTGGAAAAAATCGACCCGGACACCCAAAAGTCTGTTTTCGATAAGGAGGGGAAACCTGTTACCGAGGAAAAGGAAATCAAGATACCCGCCTTTCGTGTAGTATCTGTCTTTGATATTTCACAGACCGAGGGAAAGGAGCTTCCTGCCCTTACCTATGAGCTGACGGGCAACGTGGAACAATACAAGGATTTTTTCGCTGCCCTTGAAAAGACTTCCCCCTTTGCTATGGGATTTGAAGCACTAAGCGGCGGCGCAAAAGGACGCTGCAATTATGAGGAAAAGCGTATCATCATCAATGAGGGTATGGACGAATTGCAGAATATCAAGACCGCAATCCATGAAATCGCCCATGCGACACTCCATGACACAGACAAAGACGCGCCGGAACGCCCCGACCGCCGCACCCGCGAGGTACAGGCAGAAAGCGTCGCCTATGCGGTCTGCCAACATTACGGGCTTGATACGTCGGACTATTCTTTTGGGTATATCGCCGGGTGGAGTAGCGGAAAAGAACTTGCAGAATTGAAAGGCTCTCTTGAAACAATCCGCAGCACCGCCGCAAAGCTGATTGATACCATAGACGGGCATTTTGCAGAAATCCAAAAGGCACAGGATAAGGAACAGACCACCGAACAGGCGCAGCCCGCACAGGAAGCTGCCAAACAGCCCGAAGCAGAAGCAGACGCGCCGGAGCTTCCCGAAGAAACAGCCACAGTACAGGAAAAAGAAGCACAGCCGGAACAGGCTGCACCCGCCCCTTATTACACTATCAATGAAGCTGCCGCCAAACGTGCAAAGGATATGAACAGCTTTTCCGATTATAAGCAAGGCAGCGCGACGGCTGAATACAGGCATTATGTAGATGAAGCCGTACAGCTTGCAGAACGGCAGAAACAGCGGGTAGACCCGATGTACCATGAGAAAATCGACAGCCTGCTTGACACCTACGCCCGGAAACTGGCGGCGAACATGAACAAAGGCTATGAGATTGACGCGCGTGTTCCCTCTATCCTGATTGCGGGCGGCTCTAACTTTCCCACAAGGAAGAAAGAAAAGCAGAACGCAGCCCGCGACAGCAATTATCGGGAATGGCAGGACATACAAGGGCTTCTTGATAAAATCCGCAGCACTGGCATGGGCGGTATCAGCGCAGACGACCCGCAGGCAGTACAGAAATTAGAAAAGAAACTGGAAAGCCTTGAAAAATCACAGGAAACCATGAAAGCCGTAAACGCCTATTACCGCAAGCATAAGACCCTTAACGGCTGCCCGCATTTACCGCCGGAGGAACTGGAAAAACTGAAAGCAGACATGGCGAGTAGTTGGCATTTGGAGGACAAGCCCTTTGCGACTTGGGCGTTATCCAACAACAGCGCAGAAATCCGGCGCGTGAAAGACCGTATCAAATCCCTTTCACAGCAAAAAGAAATCGGTTTTGTGGGTTGGGAATTTGACGGCGGCAAGGTGGAAGCAAACACCGAAGCGAACCGACTGCAAATCTTCTTTGAGGATAAGCCGGACGAAGCCACGCGGGAAGCCTTAAAAAGTAACGGCTTCCGTTGGTCGCCAAAAGCAGGGGCATGGCAGCGGCAGCTTACCAGTAACGCCTATTATGCGGCTGATTATGTGAAAGCCATTGCACCCCTTACCGGGGAAAAGCCGACCGAGATACAGCGGGCGCATATCCGGCAGCAAAAGGTAGCTGCACAGGAACAACCCGCACAGGAGCAGCCGGAACAGAAAGCCCCACAAGATAAAGACACTTTTTCCATTTATCAGATAAGGGGCGGGGACGAAACAAGGGACTTGCGTTTTGAGCCTTACGACCGTCTGATTGCCACAGGACACAGGGTAGACCCAAAAAACTATGCCCTTGTCTATTCCGCAGAGCTTACGCCGGGGACTTCCCTTGAAGATATTTACACCCGGTTCAATATCGACCACCCGAAAGATTTTAAGGGACACAGCCTTTCCGTTTCCGACGTGGTGGTACTTCATCAGAACGGGCAGGACACCGCCCACTATGTAGACAGCTTTGGTTATAAGGACGTGCCGGAATTTTTCAAGGAACAGGAAAAAGCCCTCATTCCCGACGACTTGGAAACAGGCGAAACAATCAAAACACCGAGGGGGACTTTCTATGTAACCGCCATGAGCCGCGAGCAAATGGAAGCTGCCGGATATGGATTGCACCACCAGTCCGACGACGGAAAATATCTGATTATGGGGAACGGTACAAGGGCTTTTGCTGTTCCCGTTCAGCCGGAAAACTATCTGAAAGCTGCCGAGCAGACCACCGAACAAAACTACAATATGATTGACGGACAGATAAACAACACCCCGACCACCGCAGAACTGGAAGCAAAGGTAAAGGCAGGAGAAACCATTTCCCTTGTTGACCTTGCGGAAGCTGTCAAGGCTGACAAGGAACGCGGCAAAGCGGTGAAAATGGAAAAGAAGCCCTCTATCCGGGCGCAGCTTAGAGCAGACAAAGAAAAGACCGCACAGAAAAAAGCGGCAAAATCAAAAAATCACGAATTGGAGGTATGA
- a CDS encoding DNA topoisomerase 3, with the protein MILVIAEKPSVAQTIAAVLGAKEKKDGFLTGSGYIISWCVGHLVGLSEAAAYGEQYKKWSYDSLPILPQEWKYTVSADKEKQFKTLKELMNRADVSEVVNACDAGREGELIFRFVYEMAGCKKPMRRLWISSMEDSAIKEGFSRLKNGEEYDALFASALCRAKADWLIGINATRLFSVLYNHTLNVGRVQTPTLKMLVDRDAAITTFKKEKYYHVRLTLSDAEAASEKLSDRSEADRLKAACEASKAVCTSLVKEKKTVAPPKLFDLTSLQREANRLFGYTAKQTLDLAQALYEKRLLTYPRTDSSYLTDDMGDTAAGIIKLLCGKFPFMAGKDFTPELGKVLNSKKVSDHHAIIPTMELAKTDLAALPESEKNILTLAGVRLFMATAAPHTFEAVTAVFECAGQSFTARGKTVLSDGWKEIDRRYRAALKNKPETDDADSDTENTLPQFTEGQTFENPTAKVTEHDTTPPKPHNEASLLSAMERAGSEDTDPDAERKGLGTPATRAAVIEKLVKGGFVERKGKQLLPTKDGINLVCVLPNTLTSPQLTAEWENNLTQIAKGKADPAAFMEGIEDMARELVKTYPFLSDDKAQMFKPEREALGSCPRCGSPVYEGKKNYYCSNKECIFTMWKNDRFFEERKVTFTPKIAAALLQSGKVNVKKLYSPKTGKTYDGTIVLADTGGKYINYRIELSKKK; encoded by the coding sequence TTGATTTTAGTTATCGCAGAAAAGCCCAGTGTGGCACAGACAATCGCTGCCGTACTTGGGGCAAAGGAAAAGAAAGACGGATTTCTCACAGGAAGCGGCTATATCATTTCTTGGTGCGTGGGACATTTGGTAGGGCTTTCCGAAGCCGCCGCCTACGGGGAGCAGTATAAAAAGTGGAGCTATGACAGCTTACCGATTTTGCCGCAGGAATGGAAGTACACCGTTTCGGCTGACAAGGAAAAGCAATTCAAAACCCTAAAGGAGCTTATGAACCGGGCAGATGTTTCCGAAGTCGTCAATGCCTGCGACGCAGGGCGCGAGGGAGAACTCATTTTCCGTTTTGTCTATGAAATGGCGGGCTGCAAGAAACCTATGCGCCGCCTTTGGATTTCTTCTATGGAGGACAGCGCAATCAAAGAGGGCTTTTCCCGTCTGAAGAACGGCGAGGAATACGACGCGCTCTTTGCTTCCGCATTATGCAGGGCAAAGGCTGACTGGTTAATTGGTATCAATGCCACCCGCCTTTTCTCTGTCCTTTACAATCATACCTTGAACGTGGGGCGCGTACAGACCCCGACCTTAAAAATGCTTGTTGACCGGGACGCAGCGATTACCACTTTCAAGAAAGAAAAATACTACCATGTGCGCCTTACCTTATCCGACGCGGAAGCTGCAAGTGAAAAACTGTCTGACCGTTCCGAAGCTGACAGGCTGAAAGCTGCTTGCGAAGCGTCAAAAGCAGTCTGCACTTCCCTTGTGAAAGAGAAAAAGACCGTAGCCCCGCCGAAGCTCTTTGACCTTACTTCTTTACAGAGGGAAGCAAACCGCCTGTTCGGATATACGGCAAAGCAGACCCTTGACCTTGCACAAGCCCTGTATGAAAAAAGACTTCTTACTTATCCGAGAACAGACAGCAGTTATCTTACTGACGACATGGGCGACACAGCGGCGGGCATTATCAAGCTGCTTTGTGGGAAATTTCCTTTTATGGCGGGAAAAGACTTCACGCCGGAGCTTGGAAAGGTGCTGAACAGTAAAAAGGTATCAGACCACCATGCTATTATCCCGACTATGGAGCTTGCAAAGACCGACCTTGCCGCGCTGCCGGAAAGTGAAAAAAATATCCTTACCCTTGCCGGGGTGCGTCTATTTATGGCGACCGCTGCACCGCATACCTTTGAAGCGGTTACAGCAGTTTTTGAATGTGCCGGACAGTCTTTTACCGCAAGGGGAAAAACGGTACTGTCTGACGGGTGGAAAGAGATTGACCGAAGATACAGGGCAGCCTTAAAGAACAAACCCGAAACGGACGACGCAGACAGCGACACAGAAAATACCCTGCCACAGTTTACCGAGGGACAGACCTTTGAAAATCCGACGGCAAAGGTAACGGAGCATGACACAACACCGCCAAAACCTCACAACGAAGCGTCGCTGCTCTCTGCTATGGAGCGCGCCGGAAGTGAGGACACCGACCCGGACGCAGAACGCAAAGGGCTTGGAACGCCCGCCACCCGCGCCGCTGTCATTGAAAAACTGGTAAAGGGCGGCTTTGTGGAGCGAAAAGGCAAGCAGCTACTTCCCACAAAAGACGGTATCAACCTTGTGTGCGTCCTGCCGAACACCTTGACAAGCCCGCAGCTTACCGCAGAATGGGAAAACAATCTGACGCAGATTGCAAAAGGCAAGGCAGACCCCGCCGCATTTATGGAGGGTATCGAGGATATGGCACGGGAACTGGTAAAGACCTATCCGTTTCTTTCTGATGATAAAGCGCAGATGTTCAAGCCGGAACGGGAAGCATTGGGAAGCTGCCCCCGCTGCGGTTCTCCTGTCTATGAGGGCAAGAAGAATTACTATTGCAGCAACAAGGAATGTATCTTTACCATGTGGAAAAATGACCGTTTCTTTGAAGAACGAAAAGTAACCTTTACCCCGAAGATTGCCGCTGCACTCTTACAATCCGGCAAGGTAAATGTGAAAAAGCTCTATTCCCCAAAGACGGGCAAAACCTATGACGGAACTATCGTATTAGCTGATACGGGCGGAAAATACATCAACTACCGCATTGAACTGTCGAAGAAGAAATAA
- a CDS encoding DUF3781 domain-containing protein: protein MEDKKILLDNIDKIHTTEMGVDRIKRNLKIDTADVVEYCKNKVLDKNCNIYKQGKNWYCEVENIKITINSYSYTIITAHIVK, encoded by the coding sequence ATGGAAGATAAAAAGATATTGCTTGATAATATTGATAAAATTCATACAACCGAAATGGGAGTTGATAGAATTAAAAGAAACCTAAAAATAGATACAGCAGATGTTGTTGAGTATTGCAAAAATAAGGTATTAGATAAAAATTGCAATATATACAAACAGGGTAAAAATTGGTATTGCGAGGTTGAAAATATCAAAATTACTATCAATTCATATAGCTATACAATCATTACAGCACATATTGTTAAGTGA
- a CDS encoding DUF4366 domain-containing protein: MKNKFKQTMTALCAALILMGGFSVPAYAQGTAAEPPTEDATNDSNVVVEEPETPPLTPKGNATLVDDFGGNKQLITVTTKGGNYFYILIDRAAEGEQTVHFLNQVDEADLMALTETGEATKKPEVCNCTEKCEAGKVNTSCPVCATTLTGCTGKEPTPTPTEQPEEPKEKGGNPGAVLALVLFVLLGGGAAFYYFKFVKPKQNVKGNTDLEDFDFEDYDEDEPEANTGEVSKEEETEEEAL, from the coding sequence ATGAAGAATAAATTCAAACAGACCATGACTGCCCTTTGTGCCGCCCTTATCCTTATGGGCGGTTTTTCTGTCCCTGCCTATGCACAGGGGACAGCCGCAGAGCCACCCACAGAGGACGCGACCAACGACAGCAATGTTGTTGTGGAAGAACCGGAAACGCCGCCCCTTACCCCAAAGGGCAACGCAACACTGGTAGACGATTTCGGCGGCAATAAGCAGCTTATCACTGTTACCACCAAAGGCGGCAATTATTTCTATATCCTCATTGACCGGGCAGCCGAGGGGGAACAGACCGTACATTTCCTTAATCAAGTGGACGAAGCCGACCTTATGGCACTGACCGAAACCGGGGAAGCCACGAAAAAGCCGGAAGTCTGCAACTGTACGGAAAAATGTGAAGCCGGAAAGGTAAATACGTCCTGCCCGGTATGTGCAACTACCTTGACAGGCTGCACAGGCAAAGAACCCACCCCAACCCCAACCGAGCAGCCGGAAGAACCCAAAGAAAAAGGCGGCAATCCCGGCGCGGTACTTGCCTTAGTCCTCTTTGTGCTGCTTGGTGGCGGCGCGGCGTTCTACTACTTTAAGTTTGTAAAACCGAAGCAGAACGTGAAAGGGAACACTGACCTTGAAGATTTTGACTTTGAGGACTACGACGAGGACGAGCCGGAAGCAAATACCGGGGAAGTTTCCAAAGAGGAAGAAACGGAGGAAGAAGCCCTATGA
- a CDS encoding DUF4315 family protein: MANNKIDRINKEIAKTREKITEYQNKLKGLEAQKTEAENLEIVQLVRAMRMTPQELNAMLKGDTIPGMSAAPASDEAADYEEQEDNADEE, from the coding sequence ATGGCAAACAACAAAATTGACCGTATCAATAAGGAAATCGCAAAGACCCGCGAGAAAATCACAGAGTATCAGAACAAGCTAAAAGGCTTGGAAGCGCAGAAAACCGAAGCGGAAAACCTTGAAATCGTGCAGCTTGTACGCGCTATGCGTATGACCCCACAGGAACTGAATGCCATGCTCAAAGGCGATACTATCCCCGGCATGAGTGCCGCCCCTGCTTCTGATGAAGCCGCAGACTACGAAGAACAGGAGGACAATGCAGATGAAGAATAA
- a CDS encoding PrgI family protein: MAYVPVPKDLSKVKTKVAFNLTKRQILCFSVALLMGLPLFFLLKDSAGTSLAAMAMIVVMLPCFLVAMYEKHGQPLEVVIKNIIQTKFTRPKVRPYQTENLYALLEKQRALEKEVSAIVKRTDKKDAGNRRKQA; this comes from the coding sequence TTGGCGTATGTACCTGTACCCAAAGACTTATCCAAAGTCAAAACAAAAGTCGCTTTCAATCTGACAAAGCGGCAAATCCTTTGTTTTTCAGTGGCACTTCTTATGGGACTGCCGCTTTTCTTTTTGCTCAAAGACAGCGCAGGGACGAGCCTTGCGGCAATGGCAATGATTGTCGTCATGCTTCCCTGCTTCTTGGTTGCCATGTATGAAAAGCATGGACAGCCCCTTGAAGTGGTAATTAAGAACATCATTCAGACAAAATTTACCCGCCCCAAAGTGCGACCGTATCAGACGGAAAACCTATATGCACTTTTAGAGAAACAGCGGGCATTAGAAAAGGAGGTATCAGCGATTGTCAAAAGGACAGACAAAAAAGACGCGGGAAACCGCAGGAAACAAGCGTAA
- a CDS encoding VirB6/TrbL-like conjugal transfer protein, CD1112 family: protein MESILDAINEWIKEILIGAINGNLSTMFGDVNEKVGTIAAEVGKTPQGWNANIFNMIQNLSENVIVPIAGLVITYVLCYELISMVTEKNNMHDVDTFMFFKWFFKAFVAVFLVTHTFDITMAVFDMAQHIVSGAAGVIGGDTNIDVTEALAAMQEGLKDMEIPELLLLVMETSLVSLCMKIMSVLITVILYGRMIEIYAYCSVSPIPFATMTNREWGQIGNNYLKGLFALGFQGFLIMICVGIYAVLVGEMVVADNLHSAIFSLAAYTVILCFSLFKSGALAKSIFNAH from the coding sequence ATGGAGAGCATACTTGACGCGATTAACGAATGGATAAAGGAAATCCTTATCGGCGCAATAAACGGTAATCTGTCAACGATGTTCGGGGACGTAAACGAAAAAGTAGGCACCATTGCAGCGGAGGTAGGCAAGACCCCGCAGGGGTGGAACGCAAACATTTTCAACATGATACAAAACCTGTCTGAAAATGTGATTGTACCCATTGCGGGGCTTGTCATTACCTATGTCCTCTGTTATGAGCTTATCAGCATGGTAACGGAAAAAAACAATATGCACGACGTTGACACTTTTATGTTTTTCAAGTGGTTTTTCAAAGCCTTTGTTGCCGTTTTCTTGGTAACGCATACCTTTGATATTACTATGGCGGTGTTTGATATGGCGCAGCATATTGTGTCCGGCGCGGCGGGGGTTATCGGCGGCGATACGAATATCGACGTAACCGAAGCCCTTGCCGCCATGCAGGAGGGACTAAAAGATATGGAAATCCCCGAACTACTGTTACTTGTCATGGAAACGAGCCTTGTAAGCCTTTGTATGAAAATCATGTCCGTACTGATAACCGTTATCCTCTACGGAAGAATGATTGAGATATACGCCTACTGTTCCGTTTCCCCTATCCCTTTTGCCACAATGACAAACCGGGAATGGGGACAGATTGGGAACAACTACCTAAAGGGGCTGTTTGCACTGGGCTTTCAAGGCTTCCTCATTATGATATGCGTCGGCATTTACGCGGTTTTAGTAGGCGAAATGGTGGTAGCGGACAATCTGCACAGCGCGATTTTTTCCCTTGCAGCCTATACCGTTATCCTTTGTTTCTCCCTGTTCAAATCCGGCGCACTGGCAAAATCCATTTTCAATGCACATTAA
- a CDS encoding recombinase family protein, with the protein MMNGMEYTGMDAILAGSFRAAIYCRLSKDDDLDGESASIANQRDMLENYCEKQGWEVVAVYQDDGYTGLNMERPDLKRMLKAIERRQANLVITKDLSRLGRNYLQTGFLIEDFFPRHGVRYIAMNDGIDTMRDNNDIAPFKNILNEMYSKDISKKVHSSYLLKAQKGQFTGCLAPFGYQKDPEDKNHLLIDEETAPIVRRLFAWALEGHGPNYIRRRLEEEKIPCPTYWNRVRGLRNVSTKWEKKDPVNGRYIWDFTVIKDILMNPVYTGAIASQKKEYRFKIGTIGEKKPEEWIVVENQHEPLVDRKTFDIVQRKLKSRQRPRQTGEISLFAGLIKCGECGKSLTIRYTNEKHPKQIYSCKTYNAYGKQHCSQHRVEYDTLYRLVLNKIRECARAALMDGEAVAGKLSDTCEAEQKGQREALERSLAKDEERIDVLEKMVLRLYEDMVAGRISEANFNLLMEKTQKEQAELKARVEEGRKKLADEIRLAYDARQWVEAIQEYADITELDAATLNRLIKEIVVHESIDSDKTRHISIEIHFNLKPLPEVEQVTA; encoded by the coding sequence ATGATGAACGGAATGGAATATACAGGCATGGACGCAATACTGGCGGGCAGCTTCCGGGCGGCTATTTATTGCAGGCTTTCCAAGGACGATGACCTTGACGGGGAGAGCGCCAGCATTGCAAACCAGCGGGATATGCTGGAAAACTACTGCGAGAAGCAGGGATGGGAGGTTGTTGCAGTCTATCAGGACGATGGCTACACGGGGCTGAACATGGAGCGCCCCGACCTGAAACGGATGTTGAAAGCCATCGAGCGCAGGCAGGCCAACCTTGTGATAACGAAAGATTTATCGAGGTTAGGCAGGAATTATTTGCAGACCGGCTTCCTGATTGAAGATTTCTTCCCCCGACACGGCGTGCGCTATATCGCCATGAATGACGGTATCGACACCATGCGGGACAACAACGACATTGCGCCGTTCAAGAACATCCTCAACGAGATGTACAGCAAGGACATTTCCAAGAAGGTTCATTCCTCTTATCTGCTGAAAGCGCAGAAAGGCCAGTTTACCGGCTGCCTTGCCCCCTTCGGCTACCAGAAAGACCCGGAGGACAAAAACCACCTGCTGATTGACGAGGAAACGGCACCCATTGTCCGGCGTCTGTTTGCGTGGGCGCTGGAAGGACACGGCCCCAACTACATCCGGCGCAGGCTGGAAGAAGAAAAAATCCCCTGCCCGACCTACTGGAACCGGGTACGGGGGCTGCGGAACGTGTCAACCAAGTGGGAAAAGAAAGACCCGGTAAATGGGCGGTATATCTGGGACTTTACCGTGATTAAGGACATCCTGATGAATCCCGTCTATACCGGCGCTATCGCTTCCCAGAAGAAGGAATACCGCTTCAAAATCGGCACCATCGGGGAGAAGAAGCCGGAGGAATGGATTGTCGTGGAGAACCAGCATGAGCCGCTTGTTGACCGCAAGACCTTTGACATCGTGCAGCGCAAGCTGAAATCCCGGCAGCGCCCCCGCCAGACCGGGGAAATCAGCCTGTTTGCGGGGCTTATCAAATGCGGCGAGTGCGGGAAGTCGCTGACTATCCGCTACACCAACGAGAAGCACCCGAAGCAGATTTATTCCTGTAAGACCTACAATGCCTACGGGAAACAGCACTGTTCCCAGCACCGGGTTGAGTACGACACCCTGTACCGGCTTGTACTGAACAAAATCCGGGAGTGTGCCAGAGCCGCCCTGATGGACGGGGAAGCCGTTGCAGGGAAGCTGTCCGACACCTGCGAAGCCGAGCAGAAAGGCCAGCGGGAAGCGTTGGAACGCTCCCTTGCCAAAGACGAGGAACGGATTGACGTTCTGGAAAAGATGGTTCTGCGGCTGTATGAGGATATGGTTGCCGGACGTATCAGCGAAGCAAACTTCAATCTGCTGATGGAAAAGACGCAGAAGGAACAGGCCGAGTTGAAGGCGAGGGTTGAGGAAGGCCGGAAGAAGCTGGCCGATGAAATCCGGCTTGCGTATGACGCCCGCCAGTGGGTAGAAGCCATTCAGGAATACGCCGACATCACGGAACTGGACGCAGCTACCCTTAATCGCCTGATTAAAGAAATCGTTGTCCATGAGAGCATAGACAGCGATAAAACAAGACACATTTCTATCGAAATTCATTTTAATCTCAAACCCCTCCCGGAAGTGGAGCAGGTCACAGCCTGA